The Campylobacter concisus DNA segment ATATAATGTTTTATAGTATAATATATAATATATTTTAATTTATTTATACGTATTACTATTATTTATATATTATTTTATGTATATTTAATAAAATAATCCGTATAATACTTTAATGATTGAAACAAGTGATATATTTAATTTGCTTCACAATGCAGTTGAGGCAAAAAATATCGGTAAGAAAATTTCACAAGCAAAAATGGCAGAAGAGCTTGGTGTACCAATGAGAACATATCAAGATTGGAGGCTTGGCAACTCAAAGCCACAAGCTGCTGCTGCAGTTTGCAAACTTCTTTGTGAGCTTG contains these protein-coding regions:
- a CDS encoding DNA-binding protein; the protein is MIETSDIFNLLHNAVEAKNIGKKISQAKMAEELGVPMRTYQDWRLGNSKPQAAAAVCKLLCELDDDEILFVINKMRKLLGK